One segment of Choloepus didactylus isolate mChoDid1 chromosome 15, mChoDid1.pri, whole genome shotgun sequence DNA contains the following:
- the LOC119510823 gene encoding ATM interactor-like, translating to MAASEAAAAGPAALGSGTLGAPAVPAAARGAAAASGPWGPPGRLRGSRPRPAAARQQPASPALPARELIQPSVSELSRAVRTNILCTVRGCGKILPNSPALNMHLVKSHRLQDGIVNPTIRKDLKTVPKFYCCPIEGCPRGPDRPFSQFSLVKQHFMKMHAEKKHKCSKCSNSYGTEWDLKRHAEDCGKTFQCTCGCPYASRTALQSHIYRTGHEIPAEHRDPPSKKRKMENSTNNQKLSKKTIESLINKPTSRPDTQELETSEIKVVASFEDSCSSNARKQTLKTPPRYPQKLLLPKPKVALVKLPVMQFSPVPVFVPTTADSSAQPVVVGVDHQGSAMGAVHLLPLSIGTLILGLDSEACSLKESLPLPKIVNPIAVEPVSTGVQVNLGKSPPPSLQQLGNTCQKHSISSINVQTDLSYSSPGFLPSAQWASPDSSVSSCSQTDLTFGSQVSLPISVHTQTLLPSSKVTSSIAAQTDAFLDDCFQSGGISRETQTSGVQSSTDDGVHMDQAIMCGDIFENVHSSYRVSTDSIISNSLVADTITHGLLSQNDPKTLNQDIEKSASIINFNEQNSILPSQNMTDNQTQTIDLLSDLENILSSNLPGQTLDNRSLLSDTNTEPDTQLSSGPTQNPGIDFDIEEFFSASNIQTQTEESELSNMNTEPVLESLDIETQTDFLLADTSAQSYSCRGNANFLGLEMFDTQTQTDLNFFLDSSPHLPLGSILKHSSFSMSTDSSDTETQTEGTSTKNLPALESKVQLNSTETQTMNSCFETLGSLFFTSNETQTAMDDFLLADLAWNTMESQFSSVETQTCAELQTVSNF from the exons ATGGCGGCCTctgaggcggcggcggcggggcccGCGGCTCTGGGCTCGGGCACCTTGGGCGCCCCGGCCGTCCCGGCGGCCGCGAGGGGAGCCGCCGCCGCCTCGGGTCCGTGGGGTCCCCCGGGACGGCTGAGGGGCAGCCGACCGCGGCCCGCAGCGGCGAGGCAGCAGCCCGCATCTCCAGCGCTGCCTGCCCGGGAGCTGATCCAGCCGTCGGTGAGCGAGCTGTCCCGGGCCGTGCGCACCAACATCTTGTGCACCGTGCGCGGCTGCGGCAAGATCCTGCCCAACAGCCCCGCGCTCAACATGCACCTGGTCAAGAGCCACCGCCTGCAGGACGGCATAGTAAATCCAACAATAAGGAAAGATTTGAAAACTGTACCGAAATTCTACTGTTGTCCAATTGAAGGATGCCCCAGAGGCCCTGACAGACCATTTTCTCAATTCTCTCTTGTAAAACAG CACTTTATGAAAATGCATGCTGAAAAGAAGCATAAATGTAGTAAGTGCAGCAATTCTTACGGTACTGAATGGGACTTGAAAAGACATGCAGAGGATTGTGGCAAGACCTTCCAGTGCACATGTGGCTGTCCTTATGCCAGCAGAACTGCCTTGCAGTCACACATCTACCGAACTGGCCATGAGATCCCTGCTGAGCACAGGGATCCACctagtaagaaaaggaaaatggagaactCCACAAACAACCAGAAGTTGTCAAAAAAGACCATTGAATCATTGATCAATAAACCAACTTCTAGACCAGACACTCAAGAATTAGAAACTTCGGAAATAAAGGTAGTGGCTTCCTTTGAAGACTCTTGCAGCTCTAATGCCAGAAAACAGACTCTTAAAACACCTCCAAGATACCCTCAGAAGTTGCTTTTACCAAAGCCCAAAGTGGCTTTGGTTAAATTGCCTGTGATGCAGTTTTCTCCCGTGCCTGTCTTTGTGCCCACTACAGCCGACTCTTCGGCCCAGCCTGTGGTAGTGGGTGTGGATCACCAGGGCTCTGCCATGGGCGCCGTTCACTTACTCCCCTTGTCCATTGGAACCCTGATCCTCGGCCTAGATTCAGAGGCTTGCTCTCTTAAGGAGAGCCTGCCTCTCCCCAAAATTGTGAATCCCATTGCTGTCGAGCCAGTCAGTACAGGTGTTCAGGTGAACTTGGGTAAAAGTCCACCTCCTTCTTTACAACAACTAGGGAACACATGTCAGAAGCACAGCATTTCCTCCATCAACGTGCAGACAGATCTGTCTTACAGCTCACCAGGCTTCCTGCCTTCTGCCCAGTGGGCTTCCCCAGACTCCTCCGTATCGTCTTGTTCTCAAACTGATTTGACATTTGGTTCTCAAGTTTCACTGCCCATTAGTGTTCATACTCAGACATTGTTACCTAGTTCTAAAGTAACTTCATCTATAGCTGCTCAGACCGATGCTTTTTTAGATGATTGTTTCCAGTCAGGTGGGATCTCCAGAGAAACGCAAACCAGTGGAGTGCAAAGTTCCACAGATGACGGGGTACACATGGACCAAGCAATAATGTGTGGGGACATTTTTGAGAATGTCCATTCATCCTACAGGGTTTCTACAGACAGTATTATAAGCAACAGTTTGGTAGCAGATACTATAACTCATGGATTGTTATCTCAGAATGACCCTAAGACTTTAAATCAAgatattgagaaatctgcatcaATTATAAACTTCAATGAGCAGAATAGTATTCTTCCTTCACAAAACATGACAGATAATCAgacccaaaccatagatttattaagTGATTTAGAAAACATCTTGTCAAGTAACCTGCCAGGTCAGACGTTGGATAATCGCAGTCTTCTGTCTGACACAAACACTGAACCCGACACACAGCTCTCATCTGGCCCGACACAAAATCCCGGAATAGATTTTGATATTGAAGAGTTCTTTTCAGCCTCAAATATCCAAACTCAAACGGAAGAGAGTGAACTCAGCAATATGAACACTGAACCAGTCTTGGAATCCCTGGACATCGAGACCCAAACTGACTTTTTACTTGCAGACACCTCTGCTCAGTCCTACAGTTGTAGGGGAAATGCCAACTTCTTAGGCCTTGAAATGTTTgatacacagacacagacagactTAAACTTCTTTTTAGACAGCAGCCCTCATCTGCCTCTGGGCAGTATTCTGAAACACTCCAGCTTCTCCATGAGCACTGATTCATCTGACACAGAAACCCAAACAGAAGGGACTTCCACCAAAAACCTACCTGCTCTAGAAAGCAAAGTTCAGTTGAACAGTACAGAAACACAAACCATGAATTCCTGTTTTGAAACCCTGGGGAGTTTGTTTTTCACCAGCAATGAAACTCAAACAGCCATGGATGACTTCCTGCTAGCCGATTTGGCCTGGAACACCATGGAGTCTCAGTTCAGTTCTGTGGAAACCCAGACATGTGCAGAACTACAGACGGTCTCCAACTTCTAA